A single Hippocampus zosterae strain Florida chromosome 17, ASM2543408v3, whole genome shotgun sequence DNA region contains:
- the fbxl20 gene encoding F-box/LRR-repeat protein 20 gives MGKEVNGVSRSRFEMFTNSDEAVINKKLPKELLLRIFSFLDVVTLCRCAQVSRSWNVLALDGSNWQRIDLFDFQRDIEGRVVENISKRCGGFLRKLSLRGCLGVGDSALRTFSQNCRNIELLSLNGCTKITDSTCNSLSKFCPKLKHLDLASCTSITNLSLKALSEGCPLLEQLNISWCDQITKDGIQALVRSSPGLKGLFLKGCTQLEDEALKHIGANCPELVTLNLQTCSQITDDGLITICRGCHRLQSLCVSGCANITDAILHALGQNCPRLRILEVARCSQLTDVGFTTLARNCHELEKMDLEECVQITDGTLIQLSIYCPRLQVLSLSHCELITDDGIRHLGSGPCAHDRLEVIELDNCPLITDASLEHLKSCHSLDRIELYDCQQITRAGIKRLRTHLPNIKVHAYFAPVTPPPSVGGSRQRFCRCCVVL, from the exons ATGGGGAAGGAGGTGAACGGCGTCTCACGGAGCCGCTTTGAG ATGTTCACAAACAGCGACGAGGCTGTCATCAATAAGAAGCTACCCAAAGAGCTGTTGCTGCG AATCTTCTCCTTCCTGGATGTGGTGACGCTGTGTCGCTGTGCTCAGGTCTCACGG TCCTGGAATGTTCTGGCTCTGGATGGAAGCAACTGGCAGCGGATCGACCTCTTTGACTTTCAGCGGGACATCGAG GGCAGAGTGGTGGAGAACATCTCTAAGCGATGTGGGGGGTTCCTGCGGAAGCTGAGCCTACGGGGGTGCCTCGGTGTGGGCGACAGCGCCCTGAG GACTTTCTCACAGAACTGCAGGAACATCGAGCTGCTCAGTTTGAACGGCTGTACCAAGATCACTGACAG CACATGTAACAGCCTGAGCAAGTTCTGCCCAAAGCTGAAGCACCTGGACCTCGCTTCCTGTACCTCAATCACCAACTTGTCGCTCAAAGCCCTCAG cgaGGGCTGCCCACTGCTGGAGCAGCTCAATATTTCCTGGTGTGATCAGATCACCAAGGATGGCATCCAGGCTCTGGTTCGGTCCAGTCCGGGACTCAAGGGTCTTTTCTTAAAAGGCTGCACGCAG CTAGAAGATGAGGCACTGAAGCATATTGGGGCGAACTGTCCCGAGTTGGTCACGCTCAACTTGCAGACATGCTCA CAGATCACAGATGATGGCCTCATCACTATTTGTCGAGGCTGCCATCGTCTTCAGTCGCTGTGCGTGTCAGGATGCGCCAACATCACGGACGCCATCTTGCACGCGCTCGGACAGAACTGCCCTCGCCTCAG aATCTTAGAAGTGGCCCGCTGCTCCCAACTTACAGACGTGGGCTTCACGACGCTAGCAAGG AATTGTCACGAGCTTGAGAAGATGGATTTAGAAGAATGTGTACAG ATTACGGATGGAACGCTCATCCAGCTTTCTATCTACTGCCCTCGGCTGCAAGTTCTG AGTCTGTCTCACTGCGAGCTCATCACCGACGACGGCATTCGCCACCTGGGCAGCGGGCCGTGCGCCCATGACCGACTGGAGGTGATCGAGCTGGACAACTGCCCGCTTATCACCGACGCCTCGCTGGAGCACTTGAAGAGCTGCCACAGTCTGGATCGCATCGAGCTCTACGACTGCCAGCAGATCACCCGAGCCGGCATCAAGAGGCTAAGG ACCCACCTGCCTAACATCAAAGTGCACGCGTACTTTGCCCCCGTGACTCCTCCGCCTTCGGTGGGGGGCAGCCGCCAGAGGTTTTGCCGTTGCTGCGTCGTGCTATGA